One segment of Pantoea sp. Lij88 DNA contains the following:
- the fdnG gene encoding formate dehydrogenase-N subunit alpha, producing the protein MQINRRSFFKICAGGLAGTSAALLGFAPTTALASVRELKLIRARETRNNCTYCSVGCGMLIYSLGEGSENASALIYHIEGDPDHPVSRGSLCPKGAGVIDFIHSEQRLKYPEYRAPGSDKWQRISWDEAFERIARLMKQDRDAHFQATNAAGVTVNRWPTTAMLCSSAASNETGLLDQKFARALGILALENQARLCHGPTVAALAPSFGRGAMTNSWNDIKNANVVMIMGGNPAEAHPVGFKWVIKAKTHNNAQVIVVDPRFNRSAAVADLYAPLRAGSDVVFLMGVINYLLQHNKIQQEYVRAFTNAALIVSEGFSFSDGLFSGYDAETRQYDRQSWHYALDENGHARRDDSFAHPRCVLNLLKSHASRYTPEMVTRLCGTSQESFIAVCEQLASTCVPTRTATILYALGWTHHTNGSQIIRTAAMIQLLLGNIGMPGGGINALRGHSNVQGYTDLGLLAQSLPGYLPLPSEKLTTLANYLQKATPVATLPDQVNYWQNTDKFFVSLMKSFYGDNATAENQWGYDWLPKWDKSYDCMAQAEMMEQGALNGCLIQGFNLLAAFPDKNKAVRALSRLKYMVVIDPLRTETASFWQHHDAFNDVDPATIQTEVFRLPSSCFAEESGSVANSSRWLQWHWAAAEPPAEALHDGKILGNLFMRLRALYRQEGGATPEPLMAMRWDYRDPYNPEPEEVAQESNGQALADIYDASGTLLLKKGQQLNGFSELRNDGTTASACWIYSGSWTPEGNQMARRDNADPSGLGAVSGWAWAWPANRRILYNRASADAQGKAWDPQRRLIEWDGARWHGIDVPDYPVTLSPQQQAGPFIMQPDGLGHLFALDKMADGPFPEHYEPMESPLADNPLHPQQRHSPVVRLFSSDAAQLGEAADYPCVATTYSITELFRHWTKHALLNAIAQPEQFVEIGTELAEEKGIQAGDSVRVTSRRGYIKAKAVVTRRLQRLMIDGTPVDTVGIPCHWGFEGTTRKGFLANTLTPSVGDANSQTPEYKGFLVKVEKA; encoded by the coding sequence ATGCAGATTAACAGACGGAGTTTTTTCAAAATCTGTGCGGGCGGACTGGCGGGCACCAGCGCGGCGTTACTCGGCTTTGCCCCCACCACCGCGTTAGCCAGCGTCAGAGAATTAAAACTCATTCGCGCCAGAGAAACACGGAATAACTGTACCTACTGTTCAGTCGGCTGCGGCATGCTGATTTACAGCCTGGGAGAGGGTTCTGAAAATGCCAGCGCCTTGATTTACCATATTGAAGGCGATCCTGACCATCCGGTCAGTCGCGGATCGCTCTGCCCGAAAGGCGCTGGCGTCATCGACTTTATTCACAGCGAACAGCGACTGAAGTACCCGGAATACCGCGCGCCTGGATCGGATAAATGGCAGCGCATCAGCTGGGATGAGGCCTTTGAGCGTATTGCCCGTCTGATGAAGCAGGATCGCGATGCGCATTTCCAGGCTACCAACGCCGCTGGCGTAACGGTTAACCGCTGGCCGACCACCGCCATGCTCTGCTCCTCCGCCGCCAGTAATGAAACCGGCCTGCTCGATCAGAAGTTTGCCCGCGCGCTGGGTATTCTGGCGCTGGAAAACCAGGCGCGCCTGTGTCACGGCCCGACCGTGGCTGCGCTGGCTCCGAGCTTTGGTCGCGGTGCAATGACCAATAGCTGGAATGACATTAAAAACGCCAACGTGGTGATGATCATGGGCGGCAACCCCGCCGAGGCGCATCCGGTTGGCTTTAAATGGGTGATTAAAGCTAAAACCCATAACAATGCGCAGGTCATCGTGGTCGATCCGCGCTTTAACCGCTCGGCGGCGGTGGCCGATCTCTACGCGCCCCTGCGTGCGGGCAGCGACGTGGTATTCCTGATGGGGGTCATCAACTATCTGCTGCAACACAATAAGATTCAGCAGGAGTATGTTCGCGCCTTCACCAATGCCGCCCTGATTGTCAGCGAAGGCTTCAGTTTCAGCGACGGTCTGTTCAGCGGCTACGATGCTGAAACCCGCCAGTACGATCGTCAGAGCTGGCACTATGCGCTGGATGAAAACGGCCATGCACGACGCGATGACAGCTTTGCGCATCCACGCTGCGTGCTGAATCTGCTGAAAAGCCACGCCAGCCGCTATACCCCGGAGATGGTGACACGCCTGTGCGGCACCTCGCAGGAATCCTTTATTGCGGTGTGCGAGCAGCTTGCCTCTACCTGTGTGCCCACTCGTACCGCAACCATTCTCTATGCGCTGGGCTGGACCCATCACACCAACGGTTCACAGATTATCCGCACGGCAGCCATGATCCAGCTGCTGCTGGGCAACATCGGTATGCCGGGTGGCGGTATCAATGCGCTGCGCGGTCACTCCAACGTACAGGGTTATACCGACCTCGGCCTGCTGGCGCAGAGCCTGCCGGGTTATCTGCCGCTGCCGTCAGAGAAGTTGACTACGTTAGCGAACTACCTGCAGAAGGCCACGCCGGTTGCGACGCTGCCGGACCAGGTCAACTACTGGCAGAACACCGATAAGTTTTTCGTCAGCCTGATGAAGAGTTTCTACGGCGATAACGCCACGGCGGAGAACCAGTGGGGCTACGACTGGCTGCCGAAGTGGGACAAGAGCTACGACTGCATGGCGCAGGCGGAGATGATGGAGCAGGGTGCGCTGAACGGCTGCCTGATTCAGGGCTTCAACCTGCTGGCCGCGTTCCCGGACAAAAACAAAGCGGTCCGGGCCCTTTCCCGCCTCAAATATATGGTGGTGATCGATCCGCTGCGTACCGAAACCGCCAGCTTCTGGCAGCATCACGACGCGTTTAACGACGTCGATCCGGCGACAATTCAGACCGAAGTGTTCCGTCTGCCCTCTTCCTGCTTCGCGGAAGAGTCGGGATCGGTGGCGAATTCGTCACGCTGGCTGCAGTGGCACTGGGCCGCCGCCGAGCCTCCCGCGGAAGCGCTGCACGACGGTAAAATCCTCGGCAATCTGTTCATGCGTCTGCGCGCGCTCTATCGCCAGGAAGGCGGTGCCACCCCTGAGCCGCTGATGGCGATGCGCTGGGACTACCGCGATCCGTACAATCCTGAGCCGGAAGAGGTGGCGCAGGAGAGCAACGGTCAGGCGCTGGCCGATATTTACGATGCCAGCGGCACGCTGCTGCTGAAAAAAGGCCAGCAGCTGAACGGCTTCTCAGAGCTGCGTAACGACGGCACCACCGCCAGCGCCTGCTGGATCTACAGCGGCAGCTGGACGCCGGAAGGCAACCAGATGGCACGACGCGACAACGCCGATCCATCCGGACTGGGCGCGGTCTCAGGCTGGGCCTGGGCCTGGCCCGCTAACCGCCGCATTCTCTATAACCGCGCCTCCGCTGATGCGCAGGGTAAAGCCTGGGATCCGCAGCGCCGCCTGATTGAGTGGGATGGCGCACGCTGGCACGGCATCGACGTGCCGGATTATCCGGTGACGCTGTCGCCACAGCAGCAGGCCGGCCCGTTTATCATGCAGCCCGATGGCCTCGGCCACCTCTTTGCGCTCGATAAGATGGCCGACGGCCCGTTCCCCGAACATTACGAACCGATGGAAAGCCCCCTCGCCGACAATCCCCTGCATCCGCAGCAGCGTCACAGTCCGGTGGTTCGTCTGTTCAGCAGTGACGCTGCGCAACTGGGCGAGGCCGCCGACTATCCCTGCGTCGCCACGACCTATTCCATCACCGAACTGTTCCGCCACTGGACCAAGCATGCCCTGCTGAACGCGATCGCGCAGCCGGAGCAGTTTGTCGAGATCGGCACCGAACTGGCTGAGGAGAAAGGTATTCAGGCCGGAGACAGCGTCAGGGTCACCTCACGTCGCGGCTATATCAAAGCCAAAGCGGTGGTGACGCGTCGTCTGCAGCGTCTGATGATTGACGGCACGCCGGTTGATACCGTGGGCATTCCCTGCCACTGGGGCTTTGAAGGCACCACGCGTAAAGGCTTCCTCGCCAATACGCTGACGCCTTCGGTTGGCGATGCCAACTCGCAGACCCCGGAGTACAAGGGATTTTTAGTGAAAGTGGAAAAAGCGTAA
- the fdxH gene encoding formate dehydrogenase subunit beta, which yields MAYQSQDIIRRSATNGFTPPPQARNHQREVAKLIDVTTCIGCKGCQVACSEWNDIRDEVGHNIGVYDNPTDLTAKSWTVMRFAEVEENGRLAWLIRKDGCMHCTDPGCLKACPSAGAIIQYANGIVDFQSEQCIGCGYCIAGCPFNVPRLNKEDNRAYKCTLCVDRVSVGQEPACVKTCPTGAIHFGSKSDMLTLAEERVAELKSRGFAQAGLYNPEGVGGTHVMYVLHHADRPQLYHGLPANPGISPTVTFWKGIWKPLAAVGFAATFAASIFHYVGVGPNRVTEAHDDNDDQPEERK from the coding sequence ATGGCTTATCAATCACAGGATATTATCCGTCGCTCTGCGACCAATGGCTTTACCCCGCCGCCGCAGGCGCGCAATCACCAGCGCGAAGTGGCGAAGCTTATCGACGTCACCACCTGTATCGGCTGCAAAGGCTGCCAGGTCGCCTGCTCCGAGTGGAACGACATCCGCGATGAAGTCGGCCACAACATCGGGGTTTATGACAACCCCACCGATCTGACCGCCAAATCCTGGACGGTGATGCGCTTTGCGGAAGTCGAAGAGAACGGCAGGCTGGCCTGGCTGATTCGCAAAGATGGCTGTATGCACTGCACCGATCCCGGCTGCCTGAAAGCCTGTCCGTCGGCAGGTGCCATCATTCAGTACGCCAACGGTATCGTCGATTTTCAGTCTGAGCAGTGCATCGGCTGCGGCTACTGCATCGCAGGCTGCCCGTTCAATGTGCCACGGCTGAATAAAGAGGATAACCGCGCCTACAAATGCACGCTGTGCGTGGATCGCGTCAGCGTCGGCCAGGAACCCGCCTGCGTGAAGACCTGTCCGACCGGTGCGATTCATTTCGGCAGCAAAAGCGACATGCTGACGCTGGCGGAGGAACGCGTGGCGGAGCTGAAGTCGCGCGGGTTTGCGCAGGCCGGACTCTATAACCCGGAAGGCGTGGGCGGCACCCACGTCATGTATGTGCTGCATCATGCCGACAGGCCTCAGCTCTATCACGGCCTGCCTGCCAACCCAGGCATCAGCCCGACCGTGACCTTCTGGAAGGGGATCTGGAAACCGCTGGCGGCGGTGGGTTTTGCCGCGACGTTCGCCGCCTCAATCTTCCACTATGTCGGCGTTGGCCCGAATCGCGTCACTGAAGCGCACGATGACAACGACGATCAGCCTGAGGAGCGCAAATAA
- the fdoI gene encoding formate dehydrogenase cytochrome b556 subunit, translated as MKKPDHLVRYRAPERINHWIVAICFVMAALSGLGFFFPSFNWLMLIFGTPQLARILHPFVGVVMFAAFMLMFLRYWKHNLINRDDLYWARNIHRIAMNEEVGDTGKYNFGQKCVFWAAIISLVLLLASGIVIWRPYFADAFAIPLIRLALIVHSVSAVALIIVIMVHIYAALWVKGTLTAMVEGWVSSEWARQHHPRWYREQRNPPIKQEKRP; from the coding sequence ATGAAAAAGCCCGATCATCTGGTGCGTTACCGCGCACCGGAACGCATCAATCACTGGATCGTCGCGATTTGCTTTGTCATGGCCGCGTTAAGCGGATTAGGGTTTTTCTTTCCCTCTTTTAACTGGCTGATGCTGATATTTGGCACGCCACAACTGGCGCGTATTCTGCATCCTTTTGTGGGCGTCGTGATGTTTGCCGCTTTTATGCTGATGTTTTTGCGCTACTGGAAACACAACCTGATCAATCGCGATGATCTTTACTGGGCCAGAAATATCCACCGGATTGCGATGAATGAGGAGGTGGGAGATACCGGTAAATATAACTTTGGTCAGAAGTGTGTGTTCTGGGCTGCTATCATCAGCTTAGTATTGCTGCTTGCCAGCGGCATTGTCATCTGGCGACCTTACTTTGCTGATGCCTTTGCCATTCCGCTGATTCGTCTGGCGCTGATTGTGCATTCGGTGTCAGCGGTGGCGCTGATCATCGTCATTATGGTGCATATTTATGCTGCATTGTGGGTCAAAGGCACACTGACCGCGATGGTGGAAGGCTGGGTCAGCTCTGAATGGGCCAGACAGCATCATCCCCGGTGGTATCGTGAGCAGCGTAATCCGCCAATAAAACAGGAAAAACGCCCCTGA
- the fdhE gene encoding formate dehydrogenase accessory protein FdhE, protein MSIRIIPQDQLEKGEKTTAEMIPPLLFPRLKNLYSRRAARLRDLAAKNPLGDYLRFAAVIAEAQEIVLYDHPLHIDLHARLTQSASEGKPPLNIHTLPRDPHWQRLLHSLIAELKPEMSGQALAVLENLEKASATELETLASALFTGEYALVSSDKAPFIWAALSLYWAQMAALIPGKARAEMGDQRQFCPVCASMPVASVVHMGSHEGARYLHCNLCESEWHVVRSKCTQCEQSRDLHYWSLDSEKAAVKAESCGDCGTYLKMLYQEKDPAIEPVADDLASLILDAKMEQEGFARSSLNPFMFPGE, encoded by the coding sequence ATGAGTATTCGCATAATCCCGCAGGACCAGCTGGAGAAAGGCGAAAAGACTACGGCGGAGATGATTCCGCCGTTACTTTTTCCACGGCTGAAAAATTTATACAGTCGTCGTGCCGCGCGACTGCGCGACCTGGCGGCGAAAAATCCACTGGGTGATTATCTGCGCTTTGCGGCGGTGATCGCTGAAGCACAGGAGATTGTTCTGTATGACCATCCCCTGCACATTGACCTGCATGCCCGACTGACTCAGAGCGCCAGCGAGGGCAAACCGCCACTGAACATTCACACCCTGCCGCGCGATCCGCACTGGCAACGGCTGCTGCACTCGCTGATTGCCGAGCTGAAGCCGGAGATGAGTGGGCAGGCGCTGGCGGTGCTGGAGAATCTGGAGAAGGCGTCCGCCACCGAGCTGGAGACGCTGGCCAGTGCGCTGTTTACCGGCGAATATGCGCTGGTCAGCAGCGATAAAGCGCCCTTTATCTGGGCGGCACTCTCGCTCTACTGGGCGCAGATGGCGGCCCTGATCCCCGGCAAAGCACGCGCTGAGATGGGCGATCAGCGTCAGTTCTGTCCGGTCTGCGCCAGTATGCCGGTCGCCAGTGTAGTGCATATGGGCAGTCATGAAGGCGCGCGCTACCTGCACTGCAATCTGTGCGAAAGTGAATGGCATGTGGTACGCAGCAAATGTACCCAGTGCGAACAGTCCCGTGATCTGCACTACTGGTCGCTCGACAGCGAAAAGGCGGCGGTCAAGGCGGAGAGCTGTGGCGACTGCGGCACCTACCTGAAGATGCTCTATCAGGAGAAAGATCCGGCGATTGAACCGGTGGCCGATGACCTGGCGTCGCTGATACTGGATGCCAAAATGGAGCAGGAAGGCTTCGCACGCAGCAGTCTCAATCCCTTTATGTTTCCTGGCGAATAG
- a CDS encoding glutathione S-transferase, producing the protein MKLIGSYTSPFVRKISIIMLEKGITFEFVNASPYSDDSHVPHYNPLGKVPALVADDKQIWFDSSIIAEFLELRGEEPALLPDDPLESLNIRQLEKLADGVCDAALVIVREQMRPGDLQSEEVLLRNREKIQRSLDMLEAKAAEGKWLNNGQLNLADIATGCMIGYLNFRRVVPNWCVERPALVKLAETLFQRESFARTTPPAA; encoded by the coding sequence ATGAAACTGATTGGCAGCTATACCAGCCCGTTTGTGCGTAAGATTTCGATTATCATGCTGGAAAAAGGCATTACTTTTGAATTCGTTAACGCATCGCCTTACAGCGATGACAGCCATGTGCCGCACTACAATCCGCTGGGCAAAGTCCCGGCGCTGGTTGCTGACGATAAGCAAATCTGGTTCGACTCCAGCATCATCGCGGAATTTCTGGAACTGCGCGGCGAGGAGCCCGCTCTGCTGCCTGACGATCCACTTGAGTCGCTTAATATCCGTCAGCTGGAGAAGCTGGCAGATGGCGTTTGTGATGCCGCGCTGGTGATCGTGCGCGAGCAGATGCGACCGGGTGATTTGCAGTCGGAAGAGGTGCTGCTGCGTAATCGTGAAAAGATTCAGCGCAGTCTCGATATGCTGGAAGCAAAGGCCGCTGAGGGGAAATGGCTTAACAACGGCCAGCTCAATCTGGCGGATATCGCTACCGGCTGCATGATCGGCTACCTCAATTTCCGCCGCGTGGTGCCCAACTGGTGTGTTGAGCGTCCGGCGCTGGTGAAGCTGGCGGAAACGCTGTTCCAGCGCGAGAGCTTTGCGCGGACGACGCCGCCTGCGGCGTGA
- a CDS encoding glycosyltransferase family 9 protein: protein MNKDVRITVLEGPFKKIREWNRRKNYYLKEVKLEARISIAKLLWDKRTKVSFHPDSVKTILLVRNEGKVGDIIVSTPLIRSLHQAGYAVDLLVTEACYDVIKYSPFIRHIYQSGNCSHNHYLRSLNHTVSKTTMKMLNRNKYDLIIDPCLSETPVHRMKLFHDISARFIVGLNKNPDISHYTVSVPYINGKQHVTELFSLISKSIGVKAEDNVTYNLHFPDAVLDEVRVFLNPWRNRKKIVINAFAGTTERNFSQQQLLAMIKLINHYDREVKIIILDHRNEIMVPLPDNVVKNPFCTLHHVMALIKESDVVITPDTSIVHISAAWKKPLIAVYKNAPNNNMWAPGYENASHLIVHDDKTSDADNVPERIVNEIVRRNLLGMHEMTFQESVSAIALKEPVDTHGYHVPDHCIAYSESARLVTSR from the coding sequence ATGAATAAGGATGTGAGGATCACCGTATTAGAGGGACCATTCAAAAAAATACGCGAATGGAATCGAAGAAAAAATTATTATCTCAAAGAGGTGAAGCTCGAAGCAAGAATCTCAATTGCAAAGCTTCTGTGGGATAAACGGACAAAAGTCTCCTTTCATCCTGACTCTGTGAAAACCATATTGCTTGTTCGCAATGAAGGCAAAGTGGGTGATATCATCGTTTCGACTCCACTCATCAGGTCGCTTCATCAGGCTGGCTATGCAGTAGATTTGCTGGTAACTGAAGCCTGTTACGACGTAATAAAATACAGCCCTTTTATCAGACATATTTATCAGTCAGGAAATTGCAGTCATAACCACTACCTGAGGTCTTTGAATCATACCGTTTCAAAAACAACGATGAAGATGCTAAATAGAAATAAGTATGATCTGATTATTGATCCTTGTTTATCCGAAACGCCGGTACATCGGATGAAGCTATTTCATGATATCAGTGCCCGATTCATTGTTGGTCTGAATAAAAATCCTGACATCAGCCATTACACTGTTTCCGTGCCCTATATAAATGGAAAGCAGCATGTTACAGAGTTATTCTCTTTGATAAGTAAAAGCATTGGGGTTAAAGCGGAAGATAATGTGACTTATAACCTGCACTTTCCTGATGCTGTGCTGGATGAGGTCAGGGTTTTTCTTAACCCATGGAGAAACAGGAAAAAGATTGTTATTAATGCTTTTGCTGGTACCACAGAAAGGAACTTCTCACAACAGCAACTGCTGGCGATGATTAAACTCATTAATCATTACGACCGGGAAGTGAAAATCATTATCCTCGATCACCGTAATGAAATAATGGTCCCGCTTCCTGATAATGTTGTGAAAAATCCCTTTTGTACATTGCATCATGTGATGGCATTGATTAAAGAATCGGATGTGGTTATAACGCCCGATACTTCAATCGTACATATCTCTGCTGCCTGGAAAAAGCCACTTATTGCCGTTTATAAAAATGCACCTAATAATAATATGTGGGCGCCAGGGTATGAAAACGCAAGCCACCTTATTGTTCATGATGATAAAACATCTGATGCTGATAATGTTCCTGAGCGTATTGTTAACGAGATTGTTCGCAGGAATTTACTGGGCATGCATGAGATGACATTCCAGGAATCCGTATCGGCGATCGCGTTGAAAGAACCTGTTGATACGCACGGTTATCATGTTCCCGACCACTGTATCGCTTATTCTGAATCAGCCCGGCTGGTGACCAGCAGATAA
- a CDS encoding type II toxin-antitoxin system RelE/ParE family toxin: MDYRVVFAPEAQEQLAELYHYIAQEATPYTALNFTENIIDYCESLVHFPQRGNCRDDLLPGLRITNYRRRTIIAFMLSENTVTILGIWHGGQNYEEKKNNLS, encoded by the coding sequence ATGGATTACAGGGTGGTCTTCGCACCGGAAGCGCAGGAACAACTGGCAGAGCTTTACCATTATATCGCGCAAGAGGCGACACCCTATACCGCTCTGAACTTTACAGAGAACATCATCGATTATTGTGAGTCTCTTGTGCATTTTCCGCAGAGAGGAAACTGTCGTGATGATCTTCTGCCGGGACTGAGAATCACAAATTACCGCAGGCGGACAATAATCGCCTTCATGCTCTCTGAAAACACGGTCACAATATTAGGCATATGGCATGGCGGCCAGAATTATGAAGAAAAGAAAAACAATCTAAGTTAA
- a CDS encoding type II toxin-antitoxin system ParD family antitoxin: MRTTQQMSITLPNEMAAQVKARVASGEYASESEVIREGLRALMARDHAVDQWLHEKVVPAWEALQRGESESLSANDLRNRLKAEHKKVTGEE, from the coding sequence ATGAGAACAACACAGCAGATGAGTATCACGCTGCCAAATGAAATGGCAGCACAGGTAAAGGCACGCGTTGCCAGCGGTGAATATGCGTCGGAGAGCGAAGTCATCCGTGAAGGCCTGCGTGCGCTTATGGCCCGGGATCATGCCGTGGATCAATGGCTGCATGAAAAGGTAGTGCCTGCCTGGGAAGCGCTCCAGCGTGGTGAGTCAGAAAGCCTGAGCGCTAACGACCTCAGAAACAGACTGAAAGCAGAACACAAAAAGGTGACCGGGGAGGAGTAA
- the glyS gene encoding glycine--tRNA ligase subunit beta yields the protein MTEQTFLVEIGTEELPPKALRSLAEAFAAQVTAELDAANLSHGEVSWFAAPRRLALKVANLSASQPDREVEKRGPAVAAAFDADGNATKAAEGWARGNGITVDQAERLATDKGEWLVYRAQVKGESAQALLPAMIATALSKLPVPKLMRWGDSDVQFVRPVHTVTMLLGDELIPGTILGIASDRIIRGHRFMGESEITLESADHYPDVLEKRGQVIADYQVRKAMIKADAEAAARRLGGTADISDSLLEEVTSLVEWPVVLTATFEEKFLKVPAEALVYTMKGDQKYFPVYDNNGNLMPNFIFVTNIESSDPRQIISGNEKVVRPRLADAEFFFNTDRKKRLEDHLPRLETVLFQKELGTLRDKTDRIQTLAGWIAGEIGADVNHATRAGLLSKCDLMTNMVFEFTDTQGVMGMHYARHDGEAEDVAVALNEQYQPRFAGDALPSSPVACALAIADKMDTLAGIFGIGQHPKGDKDPFALRRAALGVLRIIVEKNLPLDLQTLTEEAVRLYGSKLSNTRVVDDVIDFMLGRFRTWYQEEGHSIDTLQAVLARRPTRPADFDARMKAVSHFRTLEAAAALAAANKRVSNILAKSTETLNDSVQASLLKENEEIQLATFVTALSSKLQPYFAEGRYQDALVELAQLRTAVDNFFDKVMVNADDQAVRVNRLTLLSKLRELFLQVADISLLQ from the coding sequence ATGACTGAACAAACCTTCCTGGTGGAGATCGGCACCGAAGAGCTGCCACCAAAAGCCCTGCGCAGCCTGGCAGAAGCCTTTGCCGCGCAGGTCACTGCTGAACTGGATGCTGCCAACCTGAGCCACGGCGAGGTCAGCTGGTTTGCTGCACCGCGTCGTCTGGCGCTGAAAGTCGCGAACCTGAGCGCCTCACAACCCGATCGGGAAGTGGAGAAGCGCGGTCCGGCGGTCGCTGCGGCATTTGACGCAGACGGCAACGCCACCAAAGCCGCCGAAGGCTGGGCGCGTGGTAACGGCATTACTGTCGATCAGGCTGAACGCCTCGCCACCGATAAAGGCGAATGGCTGGTGTATCGCGCGCAGGTCAAAGGCGAATCGGCCCAGGCGCTGCTGCCAGCGATGATTGCGACTGCACTCAGCAAGCTGCCGGTGCCAAAACTGATGCGCTGGGGCGACAGCGATGTGCAGTTCGTTCGTCCGGTTCACACCGTGACGATGCTGCTGGGTGATGAGCTGATCCCAGGCACCATTCTGGGCATCGCGTCAGACCGCATTATCCGGGGTCACCGCTTTATGGGTGAAAGCGAAATCACGCTCGAAAGCGCTGATCACTACCCTGACGTGCTGGAAAAACGCGGCCAGGTCATTGCCGACTATCAGGTCCGCAAAGCGATGATCAAAGCCGATGCTGAAGCGGCCGCACGCCGTTTAGGCGGCACCGCCGATATCAGCGACAGCCTGCTGGAAGAGGTGACATCGCTGGTGGAGTGGCCGGTTGTTCTGACCGCGACCTTTGAAGAGAAATTCCTCAAGGTGCCTGCGGAAGCGCTGGTCTACACCATGAAAGGCGATCAGAAATATTTCCCGGTGTATGACAATAACGGCAACCTGATGCCGAACTTCATTTTCGTCACCAACATCGAATCCAGCGATCCGCGCCAGATTATCTCCGGCAACGAGAAAGTGGTACGTCCACGCCTGGCCGATGCGGAGTTCTTCTTTAATACCGACCGCAAAAAGCGTCTGGAAGATCACCTGCCGCGTCTGGAGACCGTCCTGTTCCAGAAAGAGCTGGGCACGCTGCGCGATAAAACCGATCGCATTCAGACCCTGGCGGGCTGGATTGCCGGTGAGATTGGCGCCGATGTGAATCACGCCACCCGCGCAGGCCTGCTGTCGAAGTGTGACCTGATGACCAACATGGTCTTCGAGTTCACCGACACGCAGGGCGTGATGGGCATGCACTACGCGCGTCACGACGGCGAAGCTGAAGATGTGGCGGTTGCGCTGAACGAGCAGTACCAGCCGCGCTTTGCCGGTGACGCTCTGCCGTCCAGCCCGGTTGCCTGCGCGCTGGCGATTGCCGATAAAATGGATACGCTGGCCGGAATCTTCGGCATTGGTCAGCATCCAAAAGGCGACAAAGATCCGTTCGCACTGCGTCGTGCGGCGCTGGGCGTGCTGCGTATCATCGTTGAGAAGAACCTGCCGCTTGACCTGCAAACGCTGACCGAAGAAGCGGTGCGTCTGTATGGCAGCAAGCTGAGCAACACCCGCGTGGTTGATGATGTGATCGACTTTATGCTGGGTCGCTTCCGCACCTGGTATCAGGAAGAGGGTCACAGCATCGATACGCTGCAGGCAGTTCTGGCTCGTCGTCCGACCCGTCCGGCTGACTTTGATGCACGTATGAAAGCGGTGTCGCACTTCCGTACGCTGGAAGCAGCCGCAGCACTGGCGGCGGCGAACAAGCGCGTCTCTAACATTCTGGCGAAATCGACTGAAACGCTGAATGACAGCGTGCAGGCATCGCTGCTGAAAGAGAACGAAGAGATCCAGCTGGCGACCTTTGTCACCGCGCTGAGCAGCAAGCTGCAGCCTTACTTCGCGGAAGGCCGCTATCAGGATGCGCTGGTCGAACTGGCCCAGCTGCGTACTGCAGTAGACAACTTCTTCGATAAAGTGATGGTTAACGCCGACGACCAGGCCGTGCGAGTCAATCGCCTGACGCTGCTGTCGAAACTGCGTGAGCTGTTCCTGCAGGTTGCAGATATCTCGCTGCTGCAGTAA